The nucleotide sequence agccaccatcaactcaatgcaaatcaagGAGTGGAGTAATTTGGGTGGAACATAGTGAAGTGCCCGAGCCGCATAAAGGGAGTTgacataaaagataaaatatagagCAAAGGTACAAAGCTTTCATTAGACAAAGGTTAAGAATATGAAAAGAAATAAACTCTGAggtaagagcgggatcatgtcgtttcATAGGTCTCTCATTCTGATAGAGTGGACTCAACCTACATAGTGCCAAAGTCGAAGAGAGTATtgaggcatatgcaccttatctcgacaaAACATTTGATTGAAGAACTAAGACAACTTAACTTATAGAGGCAAAGTTGGGGTCAGAAGGCCTTCATATGATGTAAGATGATAAGAGGCGAGTGCTCTTAAATAATTTGTCATAGTACTATTATTCGAATTACTGTAAAGGAAGTAATACACAATGAAGATTGTGTTGGGGAGCAAAGgtctaggatccaaacaatgagaTACTAAGTTTAGTGAAGTTGACGGATTTTAATAGTTGCTAGgtgatggactatcctagagatATACTTCGTCCTAGTGTAACCCAAGAGTAAGTGGCCAAAGGTCGATTGCCACTAGAGTGAAcataaatggaggtggcgaaagcCATGCAATGTGCTGGCAAAGACCACATATGGAGAGATTGtagtccgagttcatcccacgaaGATCAGAATACGATGAAGTTATCATCAagaggcaacatggtgcagcgAATCATGGTGGAGCAGTTCAAGATAATGTGTCATACACATGAGAGGTATTGTAAGAGACTTGATCAAAGGGAGATATGACcgagagctactaggagctccacttcgatgaacaacataaCGACAAGAAAGGATATAGATTCAAAGAGTGAATATCATGGTACTAGAGAGGCGGGTCTTTTGTatatgcatcaaattttgcattaaATGAAAACCTTAGTTATCAACATATAGGGGCTATGTATCACCGAGAGAAAATTTTGAgtgtaagtactagtgagtcccatggggagGGCTTGTTCATACAAATGTATGATTAGAGTGGCTAGAGAATTGGATTGATCCAAagatcatattcgcttaaggaagTCCGACAAGTCAAAGGGCAAAATCTAGCAAGCGAATATTGCTACCAAAGAAgtaaaggagaatagaatcggagtGAGTCCTATAaattgatggcagaggccatgtatgAGAGTTACAATCTATCTTTCTATTGACCAAGGAGAATTGCTCAAGAAAcataaaggtgttgaagcaagtggtTGAAAGTGATGAGGAAGCGATGACTCTTGAGAAGGCAAGCAAAGTTGAGTAACCTTtgctttctcaactcttaagagaatggatgAAATCAAGTATTCTGGTTCTCTTATTTATctggtagaggagctctgcataggttcaaagacctttTTTAGAAACTtggtggaagacaatagttatccaatcctcaccaatggtgattgatGTTATTGAGAGTAGACTGTCTGTTTTATTTTTCAACAAAATATCAATCAAAAGTGAAATTAATGTGAACCTACTTGAAGGCGACAACTaagtggaagaggaatcgataaacaaattttacaaagaaaagataaaaaaaaactttaaagtcTGCGAGGcgttgctcattaaagctccaataagtgtccacccaattcaagcggcATAAGACATTTGAAAGACTAGCgcataacaaaaaatatatttttgtttatacGAATGATTCATAgaaaccaacaaggatcaacacaactctatTGACCCCACACCAAAGTTAGAGTCATGACGAGTTAAAGCAACATgtcggatcaaagttcgactactcaacaacaatgaTGGAGTACATTTGGAAGATAAGAGACATTGCAACcaaagcagaagattgaagattcaacaaAGGTGATGTGATACAACATCCATGtaaataagtgagggagaatgtcataAATAAAGTTATAAATAGGGTATTTGATATGATGCTaatatatgtctgtgtcttttgattttgtttataCTTTGTACAGTATATAGAACGTTTAtggtaggtttggctatcccatttTGGTTAGCATTTATGGTCGTTTCAGGCTTATAAACATAAGTTATTTACAATCGTCATGTTGAGATAAAATTACTTAGAAATAGGCCATCTAGATAGTTATTTTAGAAGTTTGCAACTCTATAGAGTGGTGTAAAAATGTCAGCCAACACAACACCCAACATTACCCAACATTTTAGGAAGTAGCATCCAGAGCTGGTTCGCTGTCTTGTTCCATAGTAGTATTATATGAGAATTTATGGAGACTTTTTGTTACATGAAAAATCTTGAATCTTTTGTCGTATGACCGTTCAgaagtttatatttataattatattacctATCAAGTATTTGCTAAAATGATTGTCTGTGATCTggagttaaatatttttttaatccatCTTCTTTTTTGTAGGCCTTTAAGCGATTATAAGAAGTTTTGGGGAGAGAGGCTAATCTTTTGCGATGGACACGTAAGGCTATTATATGATTTAGGAAAAATCAACTAAGTATGTGACACCTTGATAGGGTTGTTCAAATCGGTTCAAATTGAACTAATTTTTGGTTAAAATAAAGTACGTGCAAACGAGATCAAATCTAACTGGTTAATATGGTGAGGTTaaatgatttataattttaagtaatttttaattttttttaaatgaatctatgAACTAATTGAAATCTTAGTCCAATTGGGCTGAGATAGATTTGTGAAATTCGACTCAGATCATTTAGGTAATTATGATATGgttaaattaatcttttaattaatttaattaactAATTAAGAACTTAAGATAACAAACTCATGGTtgatattatttaaaatcaaTTTGATTCAGTTTGAATCGATTAACCAAAGTGAAGAAGAGTCACATCGAATTGAAATTGTATATCATCTTCAAAATCGAACTATTGATGAATCGATTTATATCAAATCTATTTTGAATCAAATTGATTTGAGTTTACACCCTTGCTAATCTCTTGCTGTGAGTAGAGGCAGATCAAGGGATATTGCTTTGATACAATTCGTAACACTTAACATCACTATGCATGTCATCGACTTAGATGAAACTTATTAAGTTCATTTGACTCGAATagttaatcttaatcttatccaTTTCTGATGTGCGATTAATCatgatgttataattttttttatcatagtatGATGCATATGAGGTGTAATCTAATGATGACTCAACGATGTGTACTTCCGATATGAGACTAATTGGAATGTTATAATTTTTCCCGTAACAAATCCTCTAACTTCATCTACAAGTAACATTTTTCTTAGTCACACCCCCTCATTAAGCCAAAATATTAAGTTGATTCTAATATCAACTATCATGACTCAAATCTAATTGACTAATTGACCTATCAACTTCCTTGgacccaaatcactaattaaaatatttaaatttaaattaataataatataataatcaaatttatataaatcaattttaattttatttactttaTATTTAGAACTAATTAGAATGTTACAAACCAATTAGAGGAACCATTCAACagacaataaaagaaaaataaatgaaaaataagtGTCCCATACTGCTGATCCATTTCTTTTAGACGCAATTCTTCGGGTCCCTATCAACACCTCACGCAGCATCTGCCACATGCAGTGTCTCCCTACTCGCAAACACACTGAAAAGCTACTCAAGAAACTGCTCCCCACATGACCCCATCCATTACAGACATGCATGCTTTAGTGCAGTTGCAGTTGGACGAGCGTCCAAGATCCAAAAGTGGAAGCATTGCCTGTTGATATGCATGGCAGTAATAATTCTCATATGAAACTTAGCAGCAGtggtaataataatatatttattcccACGTACATAAGGTACAAAAGAAGAACATTATAAATGTCCACCAGAAAGGCAGCAGCTTCCACACTGGTAACTGATTCAGAATATATTTATTTACGTCCACACTGTAAACTTATTCTTCGATTCGACTTCTCGTTATAAAGGTTCAATTTACTTCCATGACTTGTGTGGATTCAGGAAGTTTGACTGGCTCCTTCCCTTCTACAGCTCCAGCACCAAATCTGTCAGGTCCCAATACAGAAGAACAGATGTTTCAGTAGTAGATTTTAAGATGGAAAATGTCAACTACAGAAGTTTTTACTTGATGAATTTACAGTTCACATAATATCTGCTGATTCACAGGCATCGAGCGGTCAGACAACTCATCTACACATGAAAATTTTCTGCAACAACATGAGATTGTACTGATGTGCTTTGAATTAAAAAGACAAATTTAACCTTACGTGTATGTGTATCTCCACTGGAATAACAGATTTTGGAGAAATGCTGGAGACAAGAGAAGTGCTATAAGTATTCAACATATGAACCTCTCTCTCTATATCCAAGAGCTATCTGTCATCCTTTGGCATCCTAAATCAGATACCATATCAACTGTGTTGGGACGTTTTTTTTCCTTGGAATCCTTAACCAGAATAAAGAGAATGAATTTTAGTCGACAAACTTAACAACGAAAAAAAGATGCTAAGGCTCCCATGTTCAGCATAGAAAGTTTTGTTTTGATGGGCGTTGAATGTGTGCCTAAGCCTTACCTGTGAGTTATTTTCATTAGCTTATAGAAAGAATATGctaagaagaaaatgaacaaacaTTGATAGGCAGTTGGCAAATCATTTCCAAACATAATGCAACTGGTCATTTTTTACTTCTACCTAAGATATAATGATTACAGTAGATTGCATCTGAATGTATTGTGAAGGGACACTTACAGTCTGCGTCAGTCTTAATCCAGTGTTCCCGATTGATATTTGAATCACAGCCACTAAAAGCATTGGATGGAGGATCGGTGCAGAAACTGATGTTTAGAATGTCTTCTTTTCTGCATTCACCTTTCAAAGTGGCCAGTGTGCTACCTCCCGTACCACTGAGATCATTGCCTCCAACTAGAGCCGTGTGATCTTTCTTCTCGATCTTGCCAGTCTTTGAAGCTTTCTTAGTCATGATACTGCTCTCAGGGTGAACTTTTCTGTGGAAAATTTGAAGGATCTGAAACATGAAAACAACTCTTTTAGAGGTTGGATATTGTTGAGGATCGTTTTTCTAGAAACTAGTCAGACAAGAATTCTTGATGTGAATCACTACTGACATGTCTGATCAAAGAAACATACAGCTACTCCATATCATACATGTATACAGACTAATAAAATCACTATCACTGTAGCAAAGTTAGCAAGATTTCAGAAACAATTTTCCACATAGATGTACAATGATTCAAGAAACCAAGGTGACTTGCTGACAGATTCTTTATTCAAGAAACAACTGTTCTAGAACTACCACACTTGTTGCTTACTAGCAGCCTACAGATACGATGAAGAAGGTGCTTTTTGGATGGATTCAGATCTAATGAGGTGTTTGTCAAGTAACAGCCAAGTGTTCTTGTTATCCAGATAAACACTAAAATCTCTGAAGTAGCTACTACAGATAAAGCAGACAAGAAGTAGCTTTAGATCGAATATGCTGGTTAGCATGCCCCATGTGATTGATTTATAACAGCTAGTAAGAAAGAAGCATCAATCCAATCAAAACTTTTATCTATGGGTTCACTTTTAGGCAAATCAATTTCCTTGTCAACCAACAGTGCCATCTTCACATAGTAAGGCAGGCATAAGAGGACAACCAGTTTTTGGCACTTGTTACTGTCCAGATTGGCTTGGCTGACATGGAGCCAAATGAAGGTAGGGCACAGCTTGGCTCAATGTAGAGACACTTATCACAGGGTGATGGCCACTAGAGACACTTATcactgacccaaaaccaagatcaAAGTGTTGCCCAGTTAGCAAATGGTAAaaggattaattcatgcatacaTCACCCCTCATTATGGATTTCCCTGGTTCTCCCAATATGCAAGACATATGATTGACATACAGATCGATCTTAAATACAAATACATAACAATAAAAGCACCTTGAAATTGCATGTGATGAGTTGGAGACGGTGGTACATTGATACCATGTTCAATGTCTCTACTGGGATTCAATGTCTCGTTATGTTGTTTATGAATATGATGACTCTGAATCATAaattgatgaatttttttttatgtattgtGCAAAAATGAACGGTGATCTCGTGATCCGTACCTTTTGGATCTTCGTCTCCACCGTTGAAGCATGAGTTGAGCCACCACCACCGTCCGATCCTTTGCGATGCTTTGCCATCGTGGTTCTCATCAAGCACATCTCAGCCGTCGGCTTCCCCTCCGCATGGCCCCCGCTGTCTACCCCGGCGAACTCGGCTTCCTCCGCCTTTCGGCCGCCGCCCTCCGCGATCCGGCTCATCATGATCAGCTCCCCCAGCGAGGCCCGCCGCTCCTTCCGCGCACCTGCCACCGCGGACGCTGTCTCGATCGGCGACCCGAACGGGAAACCTTCAAGCGGGCACGCCGCTGCCCCGGAATGGCTGGAGCGGGCGGAGGACatcccgccgccgcctccgcccttCTCCGCCTCCGTTGCCAGCACCTTCTCCAGCTCCGCTCCCACCACCATCAGGTCCCTCTCCGTCGCCTCCGCCTCCTTCTCCGCGATCGCTTCTAGCGCCGCCGGCGTGACCAGCTCCTCCACCGCCAACACCAAGGGCTTCTTCTCGTCCACCTCCCCGTTCGCCTTGGCGTCAGCCTCTGCTCCCTTCTCTTCGATTGGCCAGGACCCAGTCCCCAGGGTTCCGACGGTGAGGAGCCCCCCGAAGAGCACCTCCATCGCCGGATCTCCCCCGCCACCTCCACCATCGCCGTCAAAGAGCACTTCCGCATCGAGGCGGAGGCTTTTTACCTTAAAGGGTTCGTATTGGCGGCGGCTTCGGTGGGGGTCCTCGTCCAGCGACGGTTGCCCGGCGAGGCAGTTACAGGTGCCGCCTGCGACACATACGGACAAGCGTCCGAACTTAATCGCGGTACGGTGTACCCAGAGGAACACGTCAAGTCGCCAACCGAGCACTCAAACAGACAAAGGTGAACGTACCGTCTCCCAAGTCCTTGAACACATCGCCGCTGGTGGAGCGGAACCTGCGGTGCATCCAACCCAGAAGCTGCAGCGGGAAACGAAACCGTGTTGAGGAAACGGTGCAATACGGCAAATGCATGAAGTGAAAGGCGGAGGATACTCACCTTCATCTTTGCTGCTGGGTGTGCTGGAGGAAGGGCGGAGGGGGTGGAGCGGGGAGGATAAAAGGAGGGGGAGGGGGCAATGTCTCAATGATGAAGGCGGGAGCGTGTGGAGGACGATGGTGCGTGAAGAGGAACACGGAGAAGGCAACAACAAAGCAATGCGCAGGACACTGTTACGCTAAAACAGCATGTGAGTTCGGAGCTCTGATGCAGAAGAGCAAACGCGACAGGACAGGAAGAACAGAGAGGAGGGACTACGGTGTGGCGTGGTGGTGATCCATTTGGCACGATGTCGCAGTGGAGAGGGCCGACATGGAAGGGAAATCTTCGGAGAGAAGGTTTGGGACGCACATCGTTGTTACCCCCCAAACAAGAGAAGACAAGGCTAGCTGAGCCAAGAACAGAGTATCCCATCTCCATAATGTTAGATATCATCGATGAAGAGTGCAACGATTTATGGAGGATCGCTACATGCGTTGTCAGCATAGGCAGGTGGGGGATTTGGTTCTCTCATTGCAGTAAGTACTTCAAAAGAGAAAATTTCTCCGTATTTACGTTTGTGtcaacttaaaataaaataatttcttaacgaaaaacttaattttttatataaaaaatagaccaaaaaaaaaattatcaaaccaCATTAAATTTTCAGCATTTTTTTTTGGGTGTATTCTTTaatttgattttgattatttatatcTATATTACTCTCTTGATTTCGTTCTTCTCTTCCTTCCCAACGCTTGCGGCTGCTTAAAAGGATGTCCTGTGGATGACAGTCCGAATGAATACATTGTACCCAATCCCATGTCCCTCCACTGCAATAGACAATGTCGTGTGATCCGAGTCAGATATGTGGCTCACCCAATCTCCCGTGACCTCCTTTGGGGCCACTCGAAATGGCTTCATGCAACGAAATCACACCGAGAAAGTACAAGGTGTAGAATAATGACATTAGTACTGAGAAAACAAAGCAATGGCCTTTATTACTGTCCCAAAGCAACATGTACGCTTTTGGGCACCACCATGGAAGCGGGCATCTCCGTAAGCGAGTTGACCATGCTAATCGTGTCATTTCACGAGACCTAAACCGCTCTATAAGAAATTATGAAACATAACATTTTTATTTAAGAATTCAccctaaaataattttaaaatcacAAAACCGATTATTCAAACTGAAATAATTGATTTCAGCTTTCACAGATATAAAAACCGAAACTCCTGTTCAGTTTGAAATTAGACAAATCATTGGACCAATTCGATTTTGGTTCCATTCCGGTTTGAGTCAGGCTAGCTCCGGTTCTCATAATTATCCCAAGTGTTGTCACCTCACTAATAACCAGTTCAACACCATCTCCGTcattagtaataataataatcaagaatCTAACATCACCTGCACCTAATCCAGGGCAAGTAGCACGTCACCCTTCCTTATCCTCTACAGCCAAACTACGTATATATCATGACTAATTAGCTTTTGTTGGTACTCTCCAAATATACATAATTAATTCCCCAGGTGCAAGTTCCAAAAACCCTTTTGACTCCCCGAACCAACACACCGTTCAGACCCCTTTGGCCTCTCATCTCGGAAGGAGACCATCCCAAACTTATAAACTCACCAGGGCACTAATCCACTCTCAACAAGAAACATGCAAGTGGAAAACCCCCACCACTCTAATTAATATCCAGCCACCGTACCAACTCAATTCCCCTTAAAAATCAACTCAGAGTACATGCAAAAATTTAATGCGAAACACTAACAAAATACCAAAAACTAAATAGCTTCCAACGATAGCAATTGTAGTTTGAGTGAAACTGGTTTATACAAACTAGCTATTGCAATATTACATGGGCCATATTAGACATAAAGTAATGCTGTGATTGAGTGAAGGACAACATATCTAAATAATATCCACATATCTATATCCCGGCCAGAAAAAAAACAGCAAAACTACCGGAAATAGGGAACATGGACAATTTACACAACTCTCTAAACAGCATCTGCGGACTCCAAATTCCAAAACAGAACCACCCAATTAAGCtatattttctatattttctcctttttttatttttttcattttaaattaaaagagagagaaaagaaaatgaCCTCAAATGCCCGGACACCAAAGGCTCCATAAACGAGGGTTGAAGAGCCCCATCAGGTCCGGCCATCCCCTCCGCCTCTCGCTGGACACAGCCACCGCCACCGTTTCCTCTTCCCCGCTCCTCTCCTCGCCCTTTACCTCCGTTGCGGGCTCTGCTGTCTCTGAGGCTTCCTTCACTTCGCCCGAAAAGCGGGCGGCTCCACTGGCCACCGATGCTTCGAACAACTTCAGCTCGTGGACCACCGACGCTTCCACCTCCACCGACTTCCCCCGCTCCTTCTTccgcttccccttccccttctcagcTCTATCCCTCGCCTGCCGCTCCCTCCGCCGCCCCTTGCAGCCATCACCACCGCCCTTGTTCTCCGAGCTCGCAAGGCGCTCCTCGAACGCCTCGATAGCCTGGTGGATGAGCTCGCGGTCGGGGGAGCAGTCCCACCGCGACCAGAAGCTGGCGTAGCAGTCGAAGCATCCGCAGTCGAAGAGCGGCCGATGAGCCGGCGGCATCGCCTCCCGGCGCCGCCTCG is from Musa acuminata AAA Group cultivar baxijiao chromosome BXJ1-6, Cavendish_Baxijiao_AAA, whole genome shotgun sequence and encodes:
- the LOC135582169 gene encoding uncharacterized protein LOC135582169, yielding MNLYPKGKGKVHPSPAAPPSAGGDEGGSSVHRHDALAVLKLLPAAILALTAALTCEDKEVLAYLITQSINGPAAGMEPRRRREAMPPAHRPLFDCGCFDCYASFWSRWDCSPDRELIHQAIEAFEERLASSENKGGGDGCKGRRRERQARDRAEKGKGKRKKERGKSVEVEASVVHELKLFEASVASGAARFSGEVKEASETAEPATEVKGEERSGEEETVAVAVSSERRRGWPDLMGLFNPRLWSLWCPGI
- the LOC135675880 gene encoding protein LAZY 1-like, which translates into the protein MKLLGWMHRRFRSTSGDVFKDLGDGGTCNCLAGQPSLDEDPHRSRRQYEPFKVKSLRLDAEVLFDGDGGGGGGDPAMEVLFGGLLTVGTLGTGSWPIEEKGAEADAKANGEVDEKKPLVLAVEELVTPAALEAIAEKEAEATERDLMVVGAELEKVLATEAEKGGGGGGMSSARSSHSGAAACPLEGFPFGSPIETASAVAGARKERRASLGELIMMSRIAEGGGRKAEEAEFAGVDSGGHAEGKPTAEMCLMRTTMAKHRKGSDGGGGSTHASTVETKIQKILQIFHRKVHPESSIMTKKASKTGKIEKKDHTALVGGNDLSGTGGSTLATLKGECRKEDILNISFCTDPPSNAFSGCDSNINREHWIKTDADYLVLEL